From the genome of Treponema denticola:
CGGAATTAAAAGTTGATGAAGACTTTTCTTTTACGGTCAACTATGATGTCTTCCCCAAGGTAGAAATTAAAAAAACCGAAGGCTTTACTATTGAAGTGCCGGAAGCAAGCGTTTCCGATGACGACATAAAAAAAGAACTTGAAAGACTTCAAGAAAGGAATGCCCTCGTTACAGCCTGCAAAGAAGGAACTTCAGCTGAAAAAGATCATATTGCAACAATCGATTATTGCGAACTTGACGATGAAGGAAAAACTATTTCAGGCACTGAAAGACAAGACTTTGTATTTACAATAGGTTCAGGTCTAAATATCTATAAGATTGATGATGATATAATCGGCATGAAAAAAGGTGAATCTAAGGAAATCACAAAGACCTTCCCCGAGGACGATTCAAACAAGGACCTTGCCGGAAAAACAAAGAAAATAAAGGTAACTCTTACAGCCCTTAAGTACAAGGATTTACCGGCACTTGATGATGACTTTGCTCAAGACATAAACGAAAAGTATAAGAACTTGGACGAATTAAAGGCCGATATCAAGAAAAAGTTTGAAATAAGTGTAGAAGAAAAAATCAAATCTTTACAAAAAAATGCTTTAACCGAACAAATGGTTAAGGAGCATACAATAGACCTGCCCGAATCTATGGTAAGAGCAGAACTTGAATCCAGATGGATGATGATGGCTAATCAATTTAGAACCACGCCTGAAGAACTTGAAAAAATGTTCGGTAAAGGCCCGCAATCAAAAGCAGCTCTTTTAGAAGGCTGGAGAGAGGATTCCGAAAAGACCTTAAAAGAAAGAGTTTTAATTGAAACCCTTCTTAAAGAAAAAAATATTGAAGTAAGCGATGACGAGATTGAAGCCGAATATGTCCGTTTATCCGAAAGAATGGATATTTCTCTTGATGAGCTGAAAAAATATTATTCCAACCCTCGCGAAAAAGAATATTTAAGCGAAGGTCTAAAAGAAGAAAAACTTTTTAAAGCTCTTTATGAAAAATCGACAATCAAAAAAGGCAAAAAAATTACCTTTGAAGAACTCTTAAAAGATTAAATTTTGCTGTTTTAAGGAAAAAAAATGAGTACACTTGTACCTTATGTAATTGAACAAACCGGAAACGGAGAACGCAGTTATGATATTTTCTCGCGTCTTTTAAAGGATAGAATTATCTTTGTAGACGGAGAAATAAGCGATATGTCGGCTGATTTGGTTGTAGCCCAGCTTTTATTTTTAGAGGCCCAAAATCCCGATAAGGATATCAGCCTTTATATAAACAGTCCCGGAGGCTCTGTAACGGCAGGCCTTGCGATTTACGATACTATGCAGCATATTCGTCCCGATGTACAAACAATTTGCTTGGGGCAATGTGCAAGTATGGGAGCAGTCCTTTTGGCGGGAGGAGCAAAAAACAAACGCTATGCCCTTCCTTCATCCCGTGTTATGATTCATCAACCATGGGGCGGGGTGCAAGGACAGGCCGTAGATATAAATATCCAAGCCAAGGAAATTGTAAGATTAAAAAAACTTACCATTAAATACTTTGCGGAAAATACCGGCAAAACGGAAAAGCAGGTAGCAGCCGATATGGAAAGAGATTTTTTTATGTCTGCCGAAGAAGCCTTAACATACGGTATAATAGATTCTGTTATGAATAGGAGAAAAGATGGCTAGAAATAGAATGGGCGGGGCTTTAATATGCTCGTTTTGCAATAAACCGGAAAGCGATGATAGGTTCATAGTACCCGGACCCGGAGGAATATGTATCTGCGATAGATGTGTTGACCTTTGCGAAAGTTATATAAAATCATACCGAACGGTACGCCCCGTAGCAAGATCCGGACCTATCCCTACCCCTCAAGAATTAAAAGACTACCTTGATGAATATGTAATAGGCCAAGAACAGGCTAAGAGAGTATTATCGGTTGCCGTATACAATCATTATAAAAGAATTATGAATCCTCCCGCTAAAGATGATGTAGTTATCGAAAAATCTAATGTCCTCCTGCTTGGACCTACAGGATCGGGAAAAACTCTTTTAGCAAGAACTCTTGCTCAAAAGATGAAGGTACCTTTTGCAATTGCCGATGCAACAACCTTAACGGAAGCAGGCTATGTAGGAGAGGATGTCGAAAATATCCTGCTTAAGCTTATTCAAAATGCAAACGGGGATATAAAGGAAGCCGAAAGAGGTATCATCTTTATCGATGAAATAGATAAAATTTCCAGAAAGAGCGAAAATGTTTCCATTACGCGAGATGTATCGGGCGAAGGTGTTCAGCAGGCCCTTTTAAAAATAATCGAAGGAACCTCAGCCTCTGTTCCTCCTCAGGGCGGCAGAAAGCATCCTAATCAGGATATGCTTA
Proteins encoded in this window:
- the tig gene encoding trigger factor, with translation MDYEKNITLKEKSHAELSVKIKKSDVQESYKKLLNKYSKELQIPGFRKGKVPVSVLETKYGDAIKGDLAGDLIEDSLKEIFESLDEYERPLPYSYPELNEKPELKVDEDFSFTVNYDVFPKVEIKKTEGFTIEVPEASVSDDDIKKELERLQERNALVTACKEGTSAEKDHIATIDYCELDDEGKTISGTERQDFVFTIGSGLNIYKIDDDIIGMKKGESKEITKTFPEDDSNKDLAGKTKKIKVTLTALKYKDLPALDDDFAQDINEKYKNLDELKADIKKKFEISVEEKIKSLQKNALTEQMVKEHTIDLPESMVRAELESRWMMMANQFRTTPEELEKMFGKGPQSKAALLEGWREDSEKTLKERVLIETLLKEKNIEVSDDEIEAEYVRLSERMDISLDELKKYYSNPREKEYLSEGLKEEKLFKALYEKSTIKKGKKITFEELLKD
- the clpP gene encoding ATP-dependent Clp endopeptidase proteolytic subunit ClpP, with the protein product MSTLVPYVIEQTGNGERSYDIFSRLLKDRIIFVDGEISDMSADLVVAQLLFLEAQNPDKDISLYINSPGGSVTAGLAIYDTMQHIRPDVQTICLGQCASMGAVLLAGGAKNKRYALPSSRVMIHQPWGGVQGQAVDINIQAKEIVRLKKLTIKYFAENTGKTEKQVAADMERDFFMSAEEALTYGIIDSVMNRRKDG
- the clpX gene encoding ATP-dependent Clp protease ATP-binding subunit ClpX; protein product: MARNRMGGALICSFCNKPESDDRFIVPGPGGICICDRCVDLCESYIKSYRTVRPVARSGPIPTPQELKDYLDEYVIGQEQAKRVLSVAVYNHYKRIMNPPAKDDVVIEKSNVLLLGPTGSGKTLLARTLAQKMKVPFAIADATTLTEAGYVGEDVENILLKLIQNANGDIKEAERGIIFIDEIDKISRKSENVSITRDVSGEGVQQALLKIIEGTSASVPPQGGRKHPNQDMLKIDTTNILFICGGAFVGLDKIVEARISTKPIGFGAEVKKLNEKNLTELYDQVSPDDLVKFGLIPELIGRIPIKVALNELTKEDLTRILVEPKNAIIKQFQATFKLDNVDLHFDDGAITAIAQQAIDQNTGARGLRSIVEKLMLDAMFEAPSLQGKKELVVNKKMIENSSIKPKIRLIDEKTA